From Chloracidobacterium thermophilum B:
GGAGCGCCGCCGGTGGTGCTGATTCACGGGCACGCCACGTCGCACTTCACCTGGCGGCATCAGGTGGCGGCGCTTCAGAAGGATTTTCAGGTCTTTGCTCCCGATTTGCTCGGATTTGGGCGCTCGGCCAAGCCGCGCGACGTGGCGTACAACGTGGAAGTCTGGACGGCGCAGATCACGGATTTCATCCGGTCAGTGATTCAGCGTCCGGTTCTGCTGGTGGGGAACTCTCTGGGCGGACTCATTGCTGCGCATATTGCCGACCGCCACCCGGCGCTGGTCTCGAAACTGGTGCTCATCGCTTCGGCCGGGGCATCAAGCTACTGGCAAAGTTCGCTGGTCAACTTTCCGTTCCTGCTGATGCGGACGCCCGTCATCGGACGGACGCTGTTTGACACTTTGGTGCAACAGCGGTTTGTCGAGTGGAACATTCGCCATCGGCTCTACGCCAACCCGGCGGCTGTGACCCCGGAGGTCATCGCCCACTACCGGGAATGTTTCTTTGCACCGGACAACCGCGAAATCGTGTTTGAAGTCACCAAGCAGTTCTATGACTTTGTGATGGACGACGCCATGGCCCGGCGGATTGCCCACCCGACCCTGTTGCTGTGGGGTGAACGGGATACCTTCGTGCCGCCCATTCGTGGGCGACAACTTGTACGGGTGATGCCCCGCGCCCGGCTGGAGGTGCTGCCCCAGGCATCGCACTGCCCGCACGAAGACCAGCCGGAGCAGGTCAATGCCCTTCTGCAGGCATTTCACCGGGAAGCCGACCCGGTGGCATCCGGCGGCGGAAATGG
This genomic window contains:
- a CDS encoding alpha/beta fold hydrolase, producing the protein MADQSLMSSERYFDWQGWHCFYQAAGEPGAPPVVLIHGHATSHFTWRHQVAALQKDFQVFAPDLLGFGRSAKPRDVAYNVEVWTAQITDFIRSVIQRPVLLVGNSLGGLIAAHIADRHPALVSKLVLIASAGASSYWQSSLVNFPFLLMRTPVIGRTLFDTLVQQRFVEWNIRHRLYANPAAVTPEVIAHYRECFFAPDNREIVFEVTKQFYDFVMDDAMARRIAHPTLLLWGERDTFVPPIRGRQLVRVMPRARLEVLPQASHCPHEDQPEQVNALLQAFHREADPVASGGGNGVRQTQPD